The Dethiosulfovibrio salsuginis nucleotide sequence CTCAGGATTGGTCCCGAGCATGGTCAATATCCTTTGCTATTTTATTAATTAAATCTCTGGATTCAAGTCTTAGAGAGTTAAATTTATCCACAAACAGTGCCACTTCTTCTTGCGTGGTGAAATCTCTTTTGTCATAATTTAGAGCGAATTTTATGCCATCCTCCGCTTTCCCTTGCTGATCTTGTATCCATTGATCAACAGTTACTCCACAAGAGTATTCTCCCTTTATCAACTTTCTTGAGAAAAAAGTTGCCTGGTAACTGTCTTTAAAAAAACTACCTAGCTCGTTGTCCTCTTTTATGAGAATAGAATTGAGCTTATCTATGGGGTGTTCTGCGCTTATAAAATATGAAAAATTTATTCCTATTGCTGTTATGATAAACTCAGCTTTTATGATGTTGCGTGTCCTAGTGGCATATTCATCCGCTGCATCTTTTTTTAGTTTTAATATAAATCGGTCTGGAAGTTGATCAAACTCTATTAGGTCGTTTCTTATTTGACAGACAGGCCCAGTAATACTCTTTCCAGATTCAATTTCTTCCTCTTTTAGGATTCCCTGTTTGACAAGGCGGATATCATTTACCTCCGTTGGGATTGGGTTCATTACAAGGACGAGCCTTTCGTCCAAAAGCATAACGGCCATGACAATACCTCCTTATTGATTTTCTCCATCCGCCACCCCTGGCGGTGTTATCCCCTAAACTCCTCCAGCCTGATTTCCATGGCTAGAGGGCTGACGCCGAAGATCTGGGCCAGTTGCTTTGTGTCGTGCTTATAGTGGATTGCTTGAAGGGCCGTCTTGGGCATGAGTAGTTCCGCCGCAAAAGCGTTGGCGGCCTGTTCTTCCCTGACGACCCAGGATTCAGGGCTGTCGAGGGAGAAGGCGACCTTTCGGTGGCCGAGGACGTAATGTCCTAGTTCGTGGGCCACTGTGAAGCGACGGCGTTCGTAAGGAAGGGCGGTGGAGACAAGGATAATCTTTCGGTCTCCGTGAGTGAGTAGTGTGCCGTCGATGTGTCTGGCTTTGCTGTGGTAGATATCAATTCCCATTTTTCTGCAAAGATCACCGATACGAATAGGTAATATATGATCTAAGTCATATTTATCTAGTAGTGCTCGGGCTAACACTCGAATTCGCATACTCTTGGTTTTAGGATAACGTATAATCGCTATCGCCATCTAAAAATTGAGATAATTCGATTAGCCCCATTTCCATGGCTAATCGATACATATGCTTGCAAGGCAAGTCTCTTTTTGCAAAATCGGGACAGGTGCAAGCTTCTAGTGTGGTTGTATAAAAAGTGCCAGAACCTGACATTTGGGCTATTCCTTGGTTGCGATCTACTTTCTTTACGTAGCATCCCCATGCTCGCTTCTGCCTCGTGAGTTGGGCCTCTTCATCATGAATATTGGAGGCCCATTTCTCCCATGTTGCTTTAGGATCAGCTCCCATCGTTTGGGGAAGTTCTTTTTTGGGTTTCCAGCTTTTTTTAGTTTTTTTTGTGTCCTCTTGCTTGTTCCCTGCTGTGTTTGATTTGGCGAGGTCTTCTTGGGGCTTATTCTTTAGCCTTGAGATCTGAGCTATCCATGTAAGATACAATGCAGAGATAAGGGCGTAATCAATCCATGA carries:
- a CDS encoding ImmA/IrrE family metallo-endopeptidase, which produces MGIDIYHSKARHIDGTLLTHGDRKIILVSTALPYERRRFTVAHELGHYVLGHRKVAFSLDSPESWVVREEQAANAFAAELLMPKTALQAIHYKHDTKQLAQIFGVSPLAMEIRLEEFRG
- a CDS encoding SWIM zinc finger family protein, whose product is METLSMLTFFGCSFLFILGLIKPDFSLWWSQKKTRKVAILFYGAGAFTGLMSGVVLKGETSWIDYALISALYLTWIAQISRLKNKPQEDLAKSNTAGNKQEDTKKTKKSWKPKKELPQTMGADPKATWEKWASNIHDEEAQLTRQKRAWGCYVKKVDRNQGIAQMSGSGTFYTTTLEACTCPDFAKRDLPCKHMYRLAMEMGLIELSQFLDGDSDYTLS